The genomic segment GCTTATGAGTTATTTTTGTTATAATAGAACCATTGACTTTGAAAGAGGAAAAAAGATGAATCCCTTATTAACAGGTATGAATGACCGTCAAATGGAGGCAGTTCAAACAACGGAAGGTCCTTTGCTGATTATGGCAGGAGCTGGGTCTGGAAAAACACGTGTTTTAACCCACCGTATTGCCTATTTGATTGATGAAAAGTTAGTCAATCCTTGGAATATCTTGGCGATCACCTTTACGAATAAGGCTGCTCGAGAAATGAAGGAGCGGGCATTTTCCTTAAATCCCGCAACAGAAGATTGTTTAATTGCGACTTTTCACTCGATGTGCGTGCGGATTTTGCGTAGGGAAGCTGACCATATCGGCTATAACCGCAATTTTACGATTGTCGATCCTAGTGAGCAGCGAACACTGATGAAACGGATTCTCAAAAACCTCAATCTAGATCCTAAAAAGTGGAATGAGCGCGCCATTCTGGGCACCATTTCCAATGCCAAGAACGACCTGATTGATGAGGTAGCCTATGAGAATATGGCTGGTGATATGTATACAGAAATTGTGGCTAAGTGCTATACAGCCTATCAAAAGGAACTGCGCCAGTCAGAGGCTATGGACTTTGATGATTTGATCATGCTGACCCTGCGGCTTTTTGACCAAAATCCTGATGTCCTGACCTACTACCAGCAACGTTATCAGTATGTTCATGTCGATGAGTATCAGGATACTAACCACGCCCAGTACCAGCTGTTCAAGCTCTTGGCTTCTCGCTTTAAGAATATCTGTGTGGTTGGAGATGCCGACCAGTCTATCTATGGCTGGCGGGGAGCCGACATGCAGAATATCTTAGATTTTGAAAAAGATTATCCTGAAGCTAAGGTAGTCTTGCTTGAGGAAAATTATCGCTCTACCAAGACCATTCTTCAGGCAGCTAATGAAGTTATTCGAAATAACCGCAATCGCCATCCTAAAAATCTCTGGACTCAGAATGAAGATGGCGAAGAAATTGTCTACTATCGAGCTAATGACGAGCAGGATGAAGCTCTCTTTGTCGCTCGAACCATTGTTCAGCTGACCCGAGAAGGCTACAATCATAAGGATTTTGCAGTCCTTTACCGGACCAATGCTCAGTCCCGGACAGTGGAAGAAGCCCTGCTCAAGTCTAATATTCCCTACACCATGGTGGGGGGAACCAAGTTCTACAGCCGTAAGGAAATTCGAGATGTCATCAGCTATCTTAATCTCATTGCTAATACTAGCGACAACATCAGTTTTGAACGTGTTGTCAATGAGCCCAAGCGGGGTGTTGGACCGGGTACAGTGGAGAAAATTCGTAATTTTGCAGCTGGTCAAGAGATGTCTCTTTTAGATGCTTCCTCGCAGATTATGCTCTCACCTGTCAAGGGGAAGGCTGCTCAGGCTGTTTTTGACTTTGCCAATCTCATTTTGAATCTGCGCGAACGATTGGACGAGTTGACCGTGACAGAATTGGTGGCAATAGTTCTCGAAAAGACGGGTTATACTGAACAATTAGTAGCTCAAGAGACGCTGGAAAGTCAGGCTCGAATTGAAAATATTGAAGAATTCTTATCGGTTACCAAAAATTTTGATGAACATTCTGAAAATGCTACAGAAGAAACTGGGCTTGATAAGTTGAGCCGTTTCCTTAATGATCTGGCTTTGGTTGCGGACACAGATGACGCTGGCACTCAGGAAAGCTCAGAAGTGACACTTATGACGCTACATGCTGCCAAGGGGTTAGAATTTCCAGTGGTTTTCATTATCGGTATGGAAGAAAATGTCTTCCCACTTAGTCGGGCAACTGAAGAGGAAGACGAATTAGAGGAAGAGCGCCGATTGGCCTATGTTGGAATTACTCGTGCTGAAAAAGTCTTGTTTCTGACCAATGCTAACTCGCGTTTGCTGTATGGGAAAACTAATTACAATCGACCAACTCGTTTTCTCAATGAAATTAGTTCGGATTTATTGAACTACCAAGGATTAGCTCGACCGGCCAATACATCTTTTAAAGCTTCCTGTGTAAATGGAAAAACCATCCAGTTTGGTCAAGGGACGAGTCTCGCTCAAGCATTACAAGAACGCAAACGGCAAGTTGGGCCAAGTAGTATTTCCTCAAGTCAGTTGCCATTTGGCAAGAATATAGAAGCTACTCAACCAGATTTGAATTGGGCTATCGGTGATATTGCGCACCATAAAAAATGGGGAGATGGAACTGTATTAGAGGTGTCAGGTAGCGGTAGTAGCCTAGAATTGAAAATCAATTTTCCAGAGGTTGGATTAAAAAAACTGTTGGCAAGTGTTGCACCAATTGAGAAAAATAACATCTAAATGTAAGAAGGAGTTGTTATGATAAAATATTCCATCGAAGTTTGGATTTATAATCTGATTATTAGGGAAATGTTACTCTTAAAAGTTAAAACGGATCAATTTTCTTTTTGGCAACCGATTACTGGTGGTATTGAGAATAGTGAAACTCCTGAAGTTGCCTGTATTCGGGAGATTTTTGAAGAAACTGGACTGAAAACTACTCTAACAAAACTTTTGAAAATCGGACATCATACAGTTGTTATGAATGAAGACTTATCCATTTTTAAAACACTTTTTCTGATGGAAACGAAGCGGAAGGATATTCGTATTTCTGATGAACATGTTGATTTTATGTGGACAAAAGTTAAAACTGTTCCTGATATATTGTATTGGCAGAGTAATCAAGAGACGTTTCAAATGGTAGTAGAAAAATTAAGCTAGGAGAGCAATGAAAGAAAGTAGTCGTGGGCAGAGAACGTTACTGTCTCTTTCTTTGTTGATGTTGAAAGTAATACAGATCCCCTTTTTAAAGCTTGAGAAGTTCCGATATCCAAAACCCTGATGTTTGATGTCTTTGCTAAGCATTCTTTGTAGCTTCAAGTTTGATGGGAGTTAGTAATATGGTTTGACACTATTTCTAGCTTCTTTGAAATACTTGAAGAAGTTTCGTATGGTTGTTTGTCTTTTACTATAAAGGATTGTAATGGGTTTCTGGGTTTCATAATCCTGAGAAATAAAAGTTAACTTGGCTTTCTGATAATAGAATTCATTCCAGAAGAGAACCTCAGGTAAAATAGGTTGCTTCTCTTTAAACTGAATGTGGTTGAGTTTATGATAACAGCAGACGTTGAAAGGGGCGATGCCTTTAGTAAGAACTGATAAATCGCCAATTTCGATTAAAGGAATCTTAGAAGGCTTTTGGTAATCGTATTTTATCTATTTATCCTTGTAGTGTTTATGTTTAGAGGGGTATAGTCTAGGTAGGTGATTACCTCAATATGAGTTTTATACTTAAAAGCTTTATTTCAAGTGATATTCCTGTCTCTAATTCTAATCAATTCTGTCATATTATGGAGTTGTTCCATGTGATGCTTTTCGTTATAAGCCATATGGAACTTTTTCATGCATTCAAAAGGCTTTGTAATTTCCAAAATGGATTTCTCCACTACAGATGTTATAGAATCTTTTTTATTACCTCTTGACATTAGAATTGTCAGAATTTATAATAAAGGTAGAAAGGCGATAACGGTGTTATCAAATTAAAATCATGAAAAAAGAAACTGATGAGTTAAACGAAAAAATCTTGGAAAGCGCAAGGAGTGAGTTCTTGGCTTATGGCTATCAGGATGCTTCACTGCGGAGAATTTGTCGCGCTGCTGGCTTAACGACTGGTGCGCTTTATAAGCGCTATGAAAGTAAGGACATTCTCTTTACAGCCCTGCTTGAGCCTACTCTGGATGCGCTAGACTGGTATGGACAGGAGCAGAAGCGACGTGACTATGCTTTGCTAGAAGAAGGACATCTGTCTGATATGTGGGCCCATCGTTTAGAGGATCTCCAGTCTCTGATGTGTATTCTCTATGAGCATAAGGATATTATGCAGCTCTTGCTCTTTAAATCTCAGGGTTCTTCGCAAGCGGACTTCAGGATGCGTCTGCCTCATTTGGCTACAGACGAGACTTATCGCTATTTGGAGCTTGCTTACAAAGAGGGGAAAATCAATCATCTGGTCAAACACGAGTTTCTGCGATCGTGCATGACAGCTTATTACACAGCTGTATTTGAGCCCTTGGCTCAAGACTGGCCCCAAGAGCAGGCGCTGGAATTTTGCCATTCCATCATGAATTTGTTTGATTGGGGAAGTTTGCTAGGTTTTTGATAGAAAGAAGGAAATTCTATGAAGAAAAAATCTATCGTTTCTTGGATCTGGGAATTTGTTTCCCTTCATAAGATATATTTTGTGCTCAGTCTAATCTTTGCCTTTGCCTCTGTGATTTCAGGATTTCTGCCTTATTTCTTTATTGGTGGAATGATTAATCAGCTCTTGGATGGCAATAAAAACTGGGATTTCTACTTGCAGCAGTCAGCTTGGGCAGGTCTGGCCTGGATTGGCTACTGGGGATTTCACGGTATTTCCACCATGCTGTCACATACGGCTACTTTTAAGATTCTAGCGGAAATGCGACACCGCCTGACAGATAAGCTAGCTAGCCTGCCTTTAGGTACAGTGCTTAGTCAGTCATCAGGCAGCTATAAAAACATTATCGTTGAGCGGGTGGATGCGACCGAAACGACCTTGGCTCACCTTATTCCAGAGTTTACCGCTGGGATTTTTGGTCCGATTATTGTTCTCATTGCCATGCTGGTTATCGATTGGCGGCTGACCTTACTGTCCCTCCTGACTATTCCCATTGTGGCATTGGCCTATGTGCGGATGGCTGTCAATAGCGAAGCGGACTATCAAAATACTCTGGTCAAGACCAAAAAGCTCAATGATACAGCAGTGGAATACATCAACGGGATCGAAGTCATCAAGGTGTTTGGCAAGGAAAAGTTCTCTTACGATAAGTTTGTGACGGCTGCTAGAGAGGGAGCAGACTGCTTTATTGAGTGGATGCGCAAGTTCAATCTGGAGATGGGCATTGTGATGGCTTTTCTGCCATCAGGCTTGCTCTTTCTGCTGCCGGCTGGCTGTTATTTCTATCTGCAAGGTAGCTTGACTGCCAGTAATTTCATTCTGATGATTATTCTGTCGCTCAGTCTTCTGACTCCTCTGATTTTAGTGGCTAGTTACATGGACGATTTACGGAAAATCGGGACTATTTTTGGCCAAGTGATTGATATTTTAGAAAAGCCTGATTTGAAAAGGCCTCAGGAACTGAGAGAACTTCCAAAAGGAAGGGATCTGGTCATGACGGATGTCAGATTTGGCTATACAGATGAAGAGGAAGTACTGCACGACATTTCGCTAGATATTAAGGCTGGCAGCATCAATGCTTTGGTCGGACCGTCCGGCTCAGGTAAGTCTACAATTGCCAAGCTTCTAGCTTCTTTCTGGGATGTCACTTCTGGCCAGATTACTTACGGTGGCTTGGACATTCGCCAGCTTCCGCTAGACTATTACAGTCGGCAGATTGCTTACGTGACCCAGGATAACTATCTCTTTGATGAGACTATTATGGAAAATATCCGAATGGGAAATCCAGCAGCATCTGATGAAGAGGTCATCGAAATTGCCCGTCGCTGCGGCTGTTATGACTTTATCGTGAACTTGGAAGATGGTTTTGAAACTCAAGTAGGCTCTGCCGGCGGTCATCTATCTGGTGGGGAGCGTCAGCGGATTGCCATCGCCCGTGCCATGCTTAAGGATGCGCCGATTCTTATCTTGGATGAAGCGACTGCTTATACAGATCCGGAAAATGAAGCACGGATTCAGTCCGGTCTAGCTCGTCTGATTGAGGGACGAACCTTGATTGTCATTGCCCACAGACTGTCTACGATTATGAGTGCAGACCAGATAGTGCTGATCAATGATGGTCGGATTGAAGCTAGAGGTCGGCATGAAGAGTTGCTGGCAGCCAGTCCGCTTTATGCTTCCATGTGGCAGGCCCATATAGTTACTAGGGATAGTGGTGAGATGGAAGGAGGGCTGACTCATGCTTAACATACTGAAGAAATTCTTTGATTTCTGTACAGCAGAAGACCGTAGGAAATTTTATCAATCCATTTATCTGGGTATCATCAAGTCCTTTATCATCGCTCTGCGTATCCCAGCAATCGGCCTAGTCGTTATGGGACTGATTGAGAAGAATCTCTCTATACAGACCTTCTGGCTGGCTCTGGGTATCATGTTGGCATCCACTGTGCTAAATGTCTGGATTACCCTGAAAATTACCATGCTACAGACGGAAGCGGGCTATCATACCTGTGCTCAGAAGCGGATTGAAATTGCCGAGCACATGCGCTATCTGCCCATGGGTTACTTTAATCAAAATAGTTTGGGCAAGATTACCAGTGTTACGACCAATACGCTGGAAGGACTGTCTGATGTAGCTACCAGAGTGGTTATGATGACTGTGCAGGGCTTTCTGACGACTGGCCTCATCACTATTTTGGTTTTTCTCTATGACTGGCGGGTTGGTCTCGTCCTCTTGGTGGGTCTCGTCCTCTTTCTCCTGCCAAATACCCTCATGCGTTGGCAAGTTGCCAAAGTTTCTGATGACAAGTATCAGGCAGATATGGATCTGGTAGCCGTTGTTTTGGAGTATAGTCAAGGGATTGCAGAAGTTAAGAACTACAATCTGGTCAACCGTTCTGCCAAGAAGCTGTCCAAGGCTATTGAAGGCAAGAGCCAGCTAGATACCAAAATGACACTTGTTACCTCACCTTACATTGCCCTCCAGGGCATGGTGACCAAGCTGACCGGTCTCTTTATGGGGCTTTTCTCTATCTACTTTTATCTCAATGGCAGTATGGAGCTGCTGGTAACTATTATGATGATTGTCAGTGGTTTTATGATTTATGAAAATCTAGATGGCGTTGGCTCTTTCTCCTCTCTCCTGCGCATTGTTGATTTGTCGGTTGATATGGTCAATCAAGTCTTAGCTATCCAGCCGATGGACATCAGTGGTCAGTGTATTGAGCCTAAGAGTAGCCGGATTGAGCTGAGAGATGTTAGTTTCTCTTATGGAAATAAGAAAATTATTGACCGAGTTTCCCTCACCATTCCAGAAAAAACGACAACTGCCTTGGTCGGACCTTCTGGGTCAGGCAAAACAACACTTTGCAACCTCATTGCTCGCTTCTGGGATGTGGACCAGGGAAGTATCAGTTTGGACGGGCATGATGTCAGGGATTACAGCTATGATAGCCTGATTCGTAATTTCAGCTTTGTCTTCCAAAGCGTCTATCTCTTTGAGGATACCATTGCTAATAACATCCGCTTTGGCAAGCCAGAGGCCAGTCTGGAAGAAGTGATGGAGGCCGCCAAGAAAGCCGCCTGTCATGACTTTATCCTCTCACTGCCTGATGGCTATGACACCAAGATTGGTGAAGGAGGTGCCAGTCTTTCTGGAGGTGAGCGTCAGCGCATTTCCATCGCTCGGGCTATTATCAAGGATGCGCCTATTATCATTCTGGATGAAGCAACAGCCAATGTTGACCCAGAGAACGAAGAAGCCCTCATGCAGGCTATTCAGGCTCTGACTCGCGATAAGACTATTATCATGATTGCCCACCGACTCAAGACAGTTGAGCATGCAGACCAGATTTTGGTGCTGAATCAAGGCCGCATCGTTGAGCAAGGTAAACACCAAGACTTACTGGCCAAACAAGGTATCTACAGTAAATTTATCCAAGAAAGAAAAACAGCTGCCAGCTGGCGGATTGAGATGGGGGAGTGATAGTATGTAAACCGTTGTAAATCAGCGGTTTTTTTACGTTTGATTTCATTTGTTTCAGTCTTGACTGAAATGAGTGAAAGAGATATACTATAGGTAAGAGGTAACAGATATGAATCAGAAAAAGAAGATTAGTTTAAAGCCAGAGTTACAAAAGTTTATTGAGAATATTGCTGCCATTTATGAAGGTTATGGCATTCCGCGAATTGGGGGTCGGATTTTTGGTTTGAGCCTTGTTTTTGGAGAACCTTTGTCAGCAGAAGATATGTCGGCCCTCCTTCAAGCAAGCAGGAGCAGTATTTCTACCAATATTCGAGCATTGATGCTCAATGGCTGGATAGAAAAGGTTACCTTTCCTGGAGATAGGATTGACTATTTTAGATTTTCTCCCCAGGCTTGGGAACGAGTTCTCGAACATCGAAAAGAAGCTTTATTTCCAATCAAGCAGATTGTTGAAAGGGGACAGCAGGAACTGGCTGCAGATTCGCTTGAGCACCAGCAGTTAGAAGACATGAAAGCATGGCTGGATATCCAGGCTCATTATCAGGAGGAAATGTTGAAGGCTTGGCGGAAACATATCAGAGACAATCAAAGAGGGTGACGAAGATGTATGAAAATCCTTATCAATATTTATCAGGAAATATTGGAGACAAAAAACTCATTCGAGCGGGTTTTGAAGAAAAACTCTATGATACAGGACAGATTAAACTGAATTATGTTGTGGGACCAGACAATGGACCCAATCTTCTGCTTATTCCAGCTCAAATGGGAACTTGGGAATCTTATGGCAAAGTCCTGATTCCTCTTTCTCAGCAGTTCAAGGTATATGCTATTGATATTCGGGGGCATGGCAAGTCCAGCTGGACACCAGGAGATTATTCTTGGTCTATAATCGGTCAGGATATGCGTTCCTTTATTGATAATGTCGTCCAAGGGAAAGTCATCATTTCGGGAAATTCTTCAGGAGGGATTATCGCTCTTTGGTGTGCAGCCAATTTGGGTTCGGAAGTAGCAGGAATTGTCATTGAGGATGCTCCTGTCTTTTCTGCAGAGATGCCTCGTTTTAAGGAGAGGGACCGTTTTGTTTATAATGGTCTCAAGCATATAGTAGAAAAAATAGGGGATTTGGACAATCGTGATTTGGCGGATTATTTTTCAGGTCAGGAGATGCCTGTCTCGGAGAATCGGGTTAAAAAAATGCCTGACTGGATGATTCGTTTATTATCAAAGCGAATCAAAAAATTTCAAACAAATCATCCCAATCAGCCACTTGAAGTTGGTTTTCCATCTGCCTTGAAGCAGCTTCTGAAATCACTGTCCATGTTTGATCCAGATTTTGCTCGCGCTTTTGTGGATGGCCGATTTTATCAAGGTATTCATCATGCTGAAGCCCTGAAAGCAAGCACTTGTCCAATACTATGTCTACATGCTAACTGGAAAAGATATGAGAAGTACGGTCTAGTTGGGGCTCTAGATGACCAGGATGTTCAGCATATTCTGGAGCTGGCGCCACAGACTATTTACAAAAAAATTCCAGCCAACCATGTCATCCATGCATTTAAACCCCGTTCCTATATCCAAGCTTTGCTGGAGTTTAAAGACATAATTCAGAACCACTAAAGCAAGCCATTGGCTTGCTGTTTTTCATTTATTGGCAGGAATGGTATAATAGTTGATAGTCATGAGAAGTAGATTAGTGAATTTGGGAGAATGATGAAAAAGAGAGTTACAATAATAATGATAGCGATATAATCTATCAGCTTGAAAAAAACAAGGAATAAAATTTTTAATTTTAGATGAAGAGGTACCCCATGAATGAAATCAAATGCCCTAACTGCGGGGAGGTTTTCACAGTCAATGAGAGCCAGTACAGTGAGCTTTTGTCGCAGGTTCGGACAGCAGAGTTTGACAAGGAGATTCATGCTCGGATTGAGCAGGAACTGGCTTTAGCAGAGCAAAGATCCCAGAATGCCCAACAAGCTCTCCTGTCGCAGAAAGAGCAGGAAATTACCAATCTTCAAAATCAAATTACTCAGTTTGAGACCCAGCAGGAATTGGCAAAGAAAGAGGCAGAGCAGGCAGCTAGTCTTCAATTGCAGGAGAAGGAAAAGGAAGTTCAGCAATTGGAAAGTCAGCTGACAACTCTGCGCTTGGAGCATGAAAATCAACTTCAAAAGACCCTCTCTGCACTGGAAAAAGAGCGAGACGAGGTTAAGAATCAGCTAGTCTTGCAGGAAAAGGAAGCAGCGCTGGCTCAGACCTCTCTCAAAGAACGCTATGAGGTAGAGCTTCGGCAGAAAGATGAGACCATAGAGTTCTACAAGGATTTTAAAGCCAAGCAGTCTACTAAGATGATTGGTGAGAGTTTGGAACAGCACTGCGAGTACGAGTTTAACAAGAATCGAATGGCCATGTTTCCACGAGCCGAATTTGGCAAGGACAATGATGCCAGAACAGGCAGCAAGGGTGACTACATTTACCGTGAGGTGGATGAAAATGGTGTAGAAATCCTCTCCATCATGTTTGAGATGAAAAATGAAGGCGATGAGACAGCGACCAAGAAGAAAAACGAGCATTTTTTCAAAGAGCTGGATAAGGACCGGCGGGAGAAGGGGTGCGAGTATGCTATTCTGGTGACACTTCTTGAGGCTGACAGCGAGCTCTACAATTCGGGTATTGTCGATGTGTCCTATGCCTATGAGAAGATGTATGTTATCCGACCACAGTTCTTCTTGCCCATGATTACCCTCTTGCGCAATGCTGCGCTTAACTCGCTCCAGTACAAGCAGGAACTGGCCTTGGTGCGGGAGCAGAATATTGATATTACGCATTTTGAGGAAGATTTGGATGCCTTTAAAGTAGCTTTTACCAAGAACTATCAGTCTGCATCAACCAACTTTGGCAAGGCCATCGAGGAGATTGACAAGGCAATCCGCCGGATGGAAGAAATCAAGAAATTCCTGACAACCTCTGAAAACCAGCTGCGCTTAGCAAACAACAAACTGGACGACGTCTCTGTCAAAAAACTGACGCGCAAAAATCCTACCATGAAAGCTAAGTTTGAAGCATTGAAGGGAGACTAGGAGGCTCCTATGCAGATACGAAAAGCAACCATGAAAGATGCTGAAGCCTTATTGTCTCTATACGAAGACTTGGGCTATCCAACGACCGCTTCTAAGCTGGCTCGACGTTTAGAAATGATTCTCTCTCAGCCGCATTATGGCTGTCTTTTAGCTGAAAGAAACGGAGAAATTTTAGGTTTCTTAGGTTATGCAAAGCTCTTCTTTTTTGAAGCAGATGGATCTTACTATCGTATTTTGGCTTTGTCAGTTGCAAAAGAAGCAAGACGACAAGGAATTGCTAGTAGGCTAATCGATGAATTGAAAAAACAAGCGGTAAAAGAAGGAGTTAAGGCGCTGGCTCTAAATAGTGGATTAACTGCTGAACGAAATGCTGCACATCAGTTTTATCAGGCGGTTGGATTTGAAAAAGTGACTGCCGGCTTTGCTCTGCATTTAAAAAGTCAACATGAATAAACATGATAAAATAATAAGGGAAACGAAGTAATGTCTTCAACAAAAGGGAAAACCTTATATTTTAACGATAAGAGCATGGACTATGTGACCTTTGAAAAAGGTAAGAAACCTCTGCTCATCATTCCAGGTCTAGGGGATGGTTTGGCGACTGTTAAGGGAATGGGGCAAATGCTTGCTCTAGTTTATAGAGGATTCGCAGCAGCTTACCAGGTCTATGTTTTTAGCCGAATCAATGAATTGCCAGAAAATTATACAACACGAGATATGGCGACTGATATAGCTGAAGCTATGGATGTTTTAGGTCTGAAAACGGTAGCTGTCATAGGAATTTCCCAAGGCGGTATGATTGCCCAATGGTTGGCAGCAGACTTCCCGGAAAGAGTTGAAAAATTGATTTTGACAGTTACAACTGCGAAACTGAATAATCTTGGTAGGGAGAGGATTACTCGCTGGCTTGAATTGAGTCAGACTGGAGCCTATAAAGAACTGATATTTGATATTGCAAGTCACTCTTATACGGCTAAATCTTTTGGAAAATTCAATTACCTTTATCGGATAATGGGAATCTTTGGTCGCATTAAAGATAAACAGCGGATTGCTATTCAGGCCATCTCATGCTTAAGACATGATAGTCTGGCTGTTTTGGGAAAGAGCAAGTGTCCTACGCTAATCATCGGAGCAGAAGAAGATGATGTTCTAGGTGTGGGAGCTTCGCTCGAATTGCATCAACATATCAAAGATAGTCAGATCACTATTTTACCAGACTGTGGCCACGCACTCTATGAACAGCATAAGGATTTCCAAAAGAGAGTTTTAGTATTTTTAGAAAGTTAACCAATGAACGGAATTATCAACTTAAGAAAAGAAGCGGGCATGACCTCGCATGATGCGGTATTTAAGCTGCGCAAGATTTTAAAAACTAAGAAAGTCGGTCATGGAGGTACCTTGGATCCAGATGTGGTCGGGGTGCTTCCGATTGCTGTGGGCAAGGCGACGCGCTTGGTCGAGTTCATGCAGGAGGAAGGCAAGGTCTACGAGGGGGAGATTACCCTGGGCTGCTCAACGACAACAGAGGATGCCAGTGGAGACATCCTTGAGCGGACTCCGGTGACGGAGCTTTTAGAAGAAGTTCTCATTGATGAAGCGATAGAGTCCATGACTGGTGAGATTCGCCAGATTCCGCCTATGTACTCAGCAGTCAAGATCAATGGCCGCAAGCTTTATGAGTATGCAAGAGCGGGTCAAGAAGTGGAGCGGCCAGAGCGGCAGGTGACCATCTATAGTTTTGAGCGCACCAGTCCGATTTCCTATGAAGATGAAAAAGCCCGCTTTCGTTTTCGAGTGAAGTGCAGCAAGGGGACCTATGTCCGGACCCTGTCTGTTGATTTAGGAGTCAAGCTTGGCTTGGCTAGTCACATGTCTCAGCTGACACGGATTTCCTCGGCAGGTATGAGTTTAGAAGATGCCTTGACCTTGGATGAAATAGCAGAGCGAGTAGCAGAGGAGGATTTTTCCTTCCTCCAACCACTCGAATTGGGTATAGGGGATTTGGTTAAGATAGACCTTACAAAAGAACAGGCAGAGGATGTGCGATTTGGTCGATTTATTGATGTGAATTCTAATGAAACTCAAGTAGCTGGATTTTTCCAGGGGAAATTGCTTGCTATTCTAGAAAAGCGTGACGAAGAATATAAACCTAGAAAAGTGTTTCTTTAACATTTTGTGATAAAATAGATAAGTGATGAAAACGATTAGAATTAAAAACGAACAAGACATTCAACAAATTGAACACACAGTTTTAGTGTTAGGGTATTTTGACGGACTGCATAAGGGGCATCAAGCATTGTTTGCTGAGGCAAGAAAGATTGCAGCAGCAAAGGATTTGAAAATTGCAGTGCTGACTTTCCCAGAATCTCCCAAATTAGCCTTTGTACGGTACCAGCCTTCGCTAATGCTTCATTTGACCAGCCCAGAAGAGCGCTTACAACAATTAGAAAATCTTGGCGTAGATTATCTTTATTTGGTTGATTTCACTAGTCAATTTGCTCGCAATACGGCTGAACAATTTTTTACA from the Streptococcus constellatus subsp. constellatus genome contains:
- the pcrA gene encoding DNA helicase PcrA, giving the protein MNPLLTGMNDRQMEAVQTTEGPLLIMAGAGSGKTRVLTHRIAYLIDEKLVNPWNILAITFTNKAAREMKERAFSLNPATEDCLIATFHSMCVRILRREADHIGYNRNFTIVDPSEQRTLMKRILKNLNLDPKKWNERAILGTISNAKNDLIDEVAYENMAGDMYTEIVAKCYTAYQKELRQSEAMDFDDLIMLTLRLFDQNPDVLTYYQQRYQYVHVDEYQDTNHAQYQLFKLLASRFKNICVVGDADQSIYGWRGADMQNILDFEKDYPEAKVVLLEENYRSTKTILQAANEVIRNNRNRHPKNLWTQNEDGEEIVYYRANDEQDEALFVARTIVQLTREGYNHKDFAVLYRTNAQSRTVEEALLKSNIPYTMVGGTKFYSRKEIRDVISYLNLIANTSDNISFERVVNEPKRGVGPGTVEKIRNFAAGQEMSLLDASSQIMLSPVKGKAAQAVFDFANLILNLRERLDELTVTELVAIVLEKTGYTEQLVAQETLESQARIENIEEFLSVTKNFDEHSENATEETGLDKLSRFLNDLALVADTDDAGTQESSEVTLMTLHAAKGLEFPVVFIIGMEENVFPLSRATEEEDELEEERRLAYVGITRAEKVLFLTNANSRLLYGKTNYNRPTRFLNEISSDLLNYQGLARPANTSFKASCVNGKTIQFGQGTSLAQALQERKRQVGPSSISSSQLPFGKNIEATQPDLNWAIGDIAHHKKWGDGTVLEVSGSGSSLELKINFPEVGLKKLLASVAPIEKNNI
- a CDS encoding NUDIX hydrolase, which codes for MIKYSIEVWIYNLIIREMLLLKVKTDQFSFWQPITGGIENSETPEVACIREIFEETGLKTTLTKLLKIGHHTVVMNEDLSIFKTLFLMETKRKDIRISDEHVDFMWTKVKTVPDILYWQSNQETFQMVVEKLS
- a CDS encoding TetR/AcrR family transcriptional regulator; its protein translation is MKKETDELNEKILESARSEFLAYGYQDASLRRICRAAGLTTGALYKRYESKDILFTALLEPTLDALDWYGQEQKRRDYALLEEGHLSDMWAHRLEDLQSLMCILYEHKDIMQLLLFKSQGSSQADFRMRLPHLATDETYRYLELAYKEGKINHLVKHEFLRSCMTAYYTAVFEPLAQDWPQEQALEFCHSIMNLFDWGSLLGF
- a CDS encoding ABC transporter ATP-binding protein — its product is MKKKSIVSWIWEFVSLHKIYFVLSLIFAFASVISGFLPYFFIGGMINQLLDGNKNWDFYLQQSAWAGLAWIGYWGFHGISTMLSHTATFKILAEMRHRLTDKLASLPLGTVLSQSSGSYKNIIVERVDATETTLAHLIPEFTAGIFGPIIVLIAMLVIDWRLTLLSLLTIPIVALAYVRMAVNSEADYQNTLVKTKKLNDTAVEYINGIEVIKVFGKEKFSYDKFVTAAREGADCFIEWMRKFNLEMGIVMAFLPSGLLFLLPAGCYFYLQGSLTASNFILMIILSLSLLTPLILVASYMDDLRKIGTIFGQVIDILEKPDLKRPQELRELPKGRDLVMTDVRFGYTDEEEVLHDISLDIKAGSINALVGPSGSGKSTIAKLLASFWDVTSGQITYGGLDIRQLPLDYYSRQIAYVTQDNYLFDETIMENIRMGNPAASDEEVIEIARRCGCYDFIVNLEDGFETQVGSAGGHLSGGERQRIAIARAMLKDAPILILDEATAYTDPENEARIQSGLARLIEGRTLIVIAHRLSTIMSADQIVLINDGRIEARGRHEELLAASPLYASMWQAHIVTRDSGEMEGGLTHA
- a CDS encoding ABC transporter ATP-binding protein, which encodes MLNILKKFFDFCTAEDRRKFYQSIYLGIIKSFIIALRIPAIGLVVMGLIEKNLSIQTFWLALGIMLASTVLNVWITLKITMLQTEAGYHTCAQKRIEIAEHMRYLPMGYFNQNSLGKITSVTTNTLEGLSDVATRVVMMTVQGFLTTGLITILVFLYDWRVGLVLLVGLVLFLLPNTLMRWQVAKVSDDKYQADMDLVAVVLEYSQGIAEVKNYNLVNRSAKKLSKAIEGKSQLDTKMTLVTSPYIALQGMVTKLTGLFMGLFSIYFYLNGSMELLVTIMMIVSGFMIYENLDGVGSFSSLLRIVDLSVDMVNQVLAIQPMDISGQCIEPKSSRIELRDVSFSYGNKKIIDRVSLTIPEKTTTALVGPSGSGKTTLCNLIARFWDVDQGSISLDGHDVRDYSYDSLIRNFSFVFQSVYLFEDTIANNIRFGKPEASLEEVMEAAKKAACHDFILSLPDGYDTKIGEGGASLSGGERQRISIARAIIKDAPIIILDEATANVDPENEEALMQAIQALTRDKTIIMIAHRLKTVEHADQILVLNQGRIVEQGKHQDLLAKQGIYSKFIQERKTAASWRIEMGE
- a CDS encoding GbsR/MarR family transcriptional regulator — its product is MNQKKKISLKPELQKFIENIAAIYEGYGIPRIGGRIFGLSLVFGEPLSAEDMSALLQASRSSISTNIRALMLNGWIEKVTFPGDRIDYFRFSPQAWERVLEHRKEALFPIKQIVERGQQELAADSLEHQQLEDMKAWLDIQAHYQEEMLKAWRKHIRDNQRG